One window from the genome of Spiractinospora alimapuensis encodes:
- the mgtE gene encoding magnesium transporter, translating to MNTTLLEHLRDRELREAKSDLRALDPEETVTALRELPATEGVLAFRLLDKQYAVEVFELLSDDERVRLLEAMTSSEAADVLGGLDVDDQARLIDEAPAAVAKRLLSALPAVDRARVGILLSYPDDSAGRIANPNYLAVRPHVSAARALEAVRRCPLGPDEVTTVFVIDVARRYLGLVNVVELVKAAPDRAVGDLARLPDIAVTTTSPAEDAARLPQHHDLGAIPVVDSERRLVGIIAVDDAMRVLEEEASEDLARSGGSEPLTRPYLVATSFYLARRRAGWLLLLGVAAVLTVNVLAAFESALESVVALSLFIPLLMGAGGNSGAQAATVVVRSMAMGEVRFRDLPAVIAREARVGLMLGLMLAAVAFPVVWFFFGVTFAVVISSTLAIICVWASTAGGMLPVLAKRLGIDPAVISAPLIATLIDATGLLIYFSIAVALLGI from the coding sequence ATGAACACCACCCTGCTGGAGCACCTGCGTGACCGGGAGCTGCGCGAGGCCAAGTCGGACCTGCGCGCGCTGGATCCCGAGGAGACGGTCACGGCCCTGCGCGAGCTGCCCGCCACCGAAGGGGTTCTCGCCTTCCGCCTCCTGGACAAGCAGTACGCCGTGGAGGTCTTCGAGCTGTTGAGTGACGACGAGCGGGTACGGCTGCTGGAAGCCATGACCAGCTCCGAGGCCGCCGACGTACTTGGCGGACTCGACGTCGACGACCAGGCGCGACTCATCGACGAGGCGCCCGCCGCGGTCGCCAAACGCCTCCTGAGCGCACTGCCGGCCGTCGACCGGGCGCGGGTGGGGATACTGCTGTCCTACCCCGACGACAGCGCGGGGCGGATCGCCAACCCGAACTACCTCGCGGTGCGGCCCCACGTCTCGGCCGCGCGCGCACTGGAGGCGGTGCGCCGGTGTCCGCTGGGGCCCGACGAGGTCACCACCGTCTTCGTGATCGACGTCGCCCGCCGCTACCTCGGTCTCGTCAACGTCGTGGAACTGGTGAAGGCGGCGCCGGACCGTGCCGTGGGCGACCTCGCCCGGCTGCCCGACATCGCGGTCACCACCACGTCCCCCGCCGAGGACGCCGCGCGCCTGCCCCAACACCACGACCTCGGCGCCATTCCCGTGGTGGACTCCGAGCGGCGCCTCGTCGGCATCATCGCGGTGGACGACGCGATGCGGGTGCTGGAGGAGGAGGCCAGTGAGGACCTGGCCCGCAGCGGGGGCTCGGAGCCCCTGACCCGCCCCTACCTCGTGGCCACCTCGTTCTACCTCGCTCGGCGGCGCGCCGGGTGGCTGTTGCTGCTCGGTGTGGCCGCGGTGCTGACGGTGAACGTCCTCGCGGCCTTCGAGTCCGCGCTGGAGAGCGTGGTGGCCCTCTCCCTGTTCATCCCGCTGCTGATGGGCGCCGGGGGCAACAGCGGAGCACAGGCCGCGACCGTGGTGGTCCGCTCCATGGCCATGGGCGAGGTCCGGTTCCGGGACCTGCCCGCGGTCATCGCGCGTGAGGCGCGGGTGGGTCTCATGCTCGGGCTGATGCTGGCGGCGGTGGCGTTCCCCGTGGTGTGGTTTTTCTTCGGGGTGACCTTCGCCGTGGTGATCTCCTCCACGCTGGCGATCATCTGTGTGTGGGCGTCGACGGCCGGCGGCATGCTGCCGGTGTTGGCCAAGCGGCTGGGAATCGACCCGGCGGTGATCTCGGCTCCGCTGATCGCCACCCTGATCGACGCCACCGGACTGCTGATCTACTTCTCGATCGCCGTCGCGCTGCTGGGCATCTAG